One Myxococcaceae bacterium JPH2 genomic window, CATCCCGCCAGTCCCAGCACCGCCACCATTGCCGCGGTCCGCAGCTGACGCTTCATGTGTCGCTCCTTCGCGGCCTCGCGCGGCGCGGGAATGCCCCTTCCGCCCAGCGCATGGCTGCTGTCCTGCCGAGGAGAGGCGGCCGGCCCTGGTCGCTCACCCTCCCGAGGCCCCCCATGCTCGCCCATCCCGGCTCCGAAAGTCGATTCCTTCCACACCGAGCGTCCGGGTGGCGGACAGTGCCACGCGCCCGCTGGGTGAAACGTCGCGAGCATGGGACGTTCGGGCCGTGTAAAGGTGGGGAGTCGTGTCCCGCCAAGCGCCCGTCATCCTCAGCTTCCGGCGCACCTTCGCGCTGCTGCTCCTGCTGGTCGTCCTACCGTCCGCGGGCCTCTCCGGCTTCGGCGTGGTGGCCATCATCAACGAGCGCGCCGCCGTGGAGAAACGCCTGGAGGCCGCCTGGCGCGGCACCCTGGAGACGCTCTCCCAGGAGCTGCCGCTCGCCATGGACTCCGGACGCCTGGAGGAGCTGGGCGGCGGCATCTTGCGCTTCGCGCTCCCCAACGGAGAAGTCCTCTCCGACCCCGACAGCACCTTCCACGTGGTGGATGGCAAGGTGAGCACCCTGGACCCGCAGCTCGCCGAGTCCCTGGTCACCCTGGTGCCAGAGGTGGGCGCGCTGCCCACCCGTCCCACGGTCTTCTCGCTGTCGGCCGGAGGCCGGGCGGTGCTGCTGGCCGCCGAGCGCGATGGCAACGGGGCGCGCGGCGTGCGGCTGTCCGGGCGAGCCGTGGAGGAGCTGCTGTCGGACAAGGCGGACCGGCGGGTGAGCAACTCAGAGCCCGTGCGCTTCGCGCTGCTCCCGGTGCCACGCGACGGGGGCGAGGGCGGGTTGGTGAACCGGCTCATGTCCGAGGTGGCGCAGGCGCGGCAGAACGCGCTGGGGCCGCCGGTGCTCGCCGAGCGGGTGCTGCCCTCGCCGCTCCAGGACTTCCGCCTGGTGGTGCTGCCCACGGGCGAGGACCCGGTGGCGCGCGCCTCCACGCGCAACCGCGCGGTGTATGGCGTGCTCTTGGGCCTGTTCTATCTGACGCTCACCTTCGGCGTCGTCTACACGGCGCGGGTGCTGTACCGGGAGGCCCGGCTGTCGCGCATGAAGACGGACTTCGTGTCGCTGGTGAGCCACGAGCTGCGCACGCCGCTCACATCCATTCGGATGTTCATCGAGACGCTCGCCCTGGGACGCTTGAAGGACCCCACGCAGACGCAGGAAGTGTTGAACCTGCTCACGCAAGAGACCGAGCGCCTGTCCAATCTCATCGAGCGGGTGCTCGACTGGGCGCGCATCGAGAGCGGGCGCAAGGTGTACCAGCGCGAGCCTCGGCCAGTGTCCGAGGCGATGGACATGGCGCTGCAGGCATTTCGCGCGCAGCGGCTGGAGGGCGGCATGGACCTGCGCGTGGATGCGCCGGCGTCCCTGCCCCGCGTGGAGATGGACCGCGACGCGGTGGCGGGCGCGCTGCTCAACCTGCTGCAGAATGCGTACAAGTACAGCGGTCCGACGGACCGGCGCATCCGGCTCACCGTGCACCAGAGCCGCAAGTGGGTGGAGCTGTCCGTGGAGGACAATGGCGTGGGAATCGCTTCCAAGGAGCGCCGCCGCATCTTCGAGCGCTTCTACCGGGTGGATAACCTGCTGACGCGAAAGACCGAGGGCAGTGGCCTGGGCCTGGCCATCTCCAAGCGCATCGTCGAGGCACACGGCGGCCGCATCACCGTGCGCAGCGAGGTGGGCAAGGGCAGCCGCTTCACCATCCACCTGCCGGTGAGCAAGGCATGAGCGAGGAGAAGACACAGCGCATCCTGGTGGTGGAGGACGACCTGTCCATCCTCACCGGCCTGTCCATGAACCTGCGCTTCGAGGGCTACGAGGTCCTCCAGGCGCAGGACGGGCGCACGGGCCTGGCTCGCGCGCTGGACGAGGCGCCGGACCTGATGGTGTTGGACCTGATGTTGCCGGAGCTCAACGGCTACGAGGTCATCCGCGAGCTGCGCCAGCGAGGCAGGGACACGCCCGTGGTGGTGCTGTCCGCGCGGAGCATGGAGACGGACAAGATTCTCGGGCTCAACCTGGGCGCGGACGACTACGTGGTGAAGCCGTTCGGGTTGCAGGAGCTGCTGGCGCGCATCAAGGCCGTGCTGCGCCGCCGCTACGGAGGACCGCCCGCGGCGCCGAGCGTGACGTTCGGAGACGTGAAGGTGGACCTGGGCCTGCGCACGGTGGCGCGCGATGGCCAGCCGGTGGAGCTCACCGCGCAGGAGTTCAAGCTGCTGGCCCACTTCCTGGCGCACCCTGGCCGCACCTTCACGCGCGAGGAGCTGCTGTCCGGCGCGTGGGGCTACAACTACGAAGGCAGCGCGCGCACGGTGGACAACTTCATGCGCCAGCTTCGCCTCAAGTTCGAGCCGGACCCCGAGGAGCCTCGCTACTTCCTCACCGTGCGCGGACTGGGCTACCGCTTCGAGCGCTGAGCCGCGGGGCTTACCCTTCATCAGGTGAGGGCCAGAGACCTGGCGCTCACCGAAGGGCGGGAGTCCATTCATAGACTTTGACGTCCACGGAGGTCTCCGCGGCGATAACGCCGAGGATCTTCCTGAGAACTCCTGCGTCGCTGCCTCCGAACAGACAGGCCTGAGTGTCGACAGGCCCGTCTCTCAATGCGCTTTTGCAAACCATGATCGCATCAGCCCGCTCGTACAGCCCACAGAAAGGCCCTGCGGGAGCAGGCTCCCTGAACCCCAAACTGCGCAAGAGCGGCGCAAGCTGAGACGGAAC contains:
- a CDS encoding two-component sensor histidine kinase encodes the protein MSRQAPVILSFRRTFALLLLLVVLPSAGLSGFGVVAIINERAAVEKRLEAAWRGTLETLSQELPLAMDSGRLEELGGGILRFALPNGEVLSDPDSTFHVVDGKVSTLDPQLAESLVTLVPEVGALPTRPTVFSLSAGGRAVLLAAERDGNGARGVRLSGRAVEELLSDKADRRVSNSEPVRFALLPVPRDGGEGGLVNRLMSEVAQARQNALGPPVLAERVLPSPLQDFRLVVLPTGEDPVARASTRNRAVYGVLLGLFYLTLTFGVVYTARVLYREARLSRMKTDFVSLVSHELRTPLTSIRMFIETLALGRLKDPTQTQEVLNLLTQETERLSNLIERVLDWARIESGRKVYQREPRPVSEAMDMALQAFRAQRLEGGMDLRVDAPASLPRVEMDRDAVAGALLNLLQNAYKYSGPTDRRIRLTVHQSRKWVELSVEDNGVGIASKERRRIFERFYRVDNLLTRKTEGSGLGLAISKRIVEAHGGRITVRSEVGKGSRFTIHLPVSKA
- a CDS encoding response regulator transcription factor, which encodes MSEEKTQRILVVEDDLSILTGLSMNLRFEGYEVLQAQDGRTGLARALDEAPDLMVLDLMLPELNGYEVIRELRQRGRDTPVVVLSARSMETDKILGLNLGADDYVVKPFGLQELLARIKAVLRRRYGGPPAAPSVTFGDVKVDLGLRTVARDGQPVELTAQEFKLLAHFLAHPGRTFTREELLSGAWGYNYEGSARTVDNFMRQLRLKFEPDPEEPRYFLTVRGLGYRFER